In Shinella sp. XGS7, a single genomic region encodes these proteins:
- a CDS encoding HEAT repeat domain-containing protein, producing MGLRKPAPSALHPVREREHARDLPGLLEQLKNPDPSLRRWAARDLGAHAEAASALGRALAGEREPSVREALFTSLSTLASERAAEALMPLLRSEDAALRNGAIEALAGMPQAVAPSIERLLRDPDPDVRIFTVNLLGELRHAEVNRWLTQVLAQESQVNVVAAAIEVLAETGGAAERPGLQRVRERFADDPFIGFATELALERIEAP from the coding sequence ATGGGACTGCGAAAACCCGCCCCCAGCGCCCTGCACCCGGTGCGCGAGCGCGAGCATGCGCGTGATCTGCCGGGCCTGCTGGAACAGCTGAAGAACCCCGACCCCAGCCTGCGCCGCTGGGCCGCCCGCGACCTGGGCGCGCATGCCGAGGCTGCCTCGGCTCTGGGCCGCGCCCTGGCCGGCGAGCGCGAGCCCTCGGTGCGCGAGGCCTTGTTCACCAGCCTCAGCACCCTGGCCAGCGAGCGCGCGGCCGAGGCCCTGATGCCCCTGCTGCGCAGCGAGGACGCCGCGCTGCGCAACGGCGCCATCGAGGCCCTGGCCGGCATGCCGCAGGCCGTGGCGCCCTCCATCGAGCGCCTGCTGCGCGACCCCGACCCCGATGTGCGCATCTTCACCGTCAACCTGCTGGGCGAGCTGCGCCATGCTGAGGTCAACCGCTGGCTGACCCAGGTGCTGGCCCAGGAGTCGCAGGTCAATGTCGTGGCCGCGGCCATCGAGGTGCTGGCCGAGACGGGCGGCGCCGCCGAGCGCCCGGGGCTGCAGCGGGTGCGCGAGCGCTTCGCGGACGATCCCTTCATC
- a CDS encoding chemotaxis response regulator protein-glutamate methylesterase: MPAPSSQAKKVLVVDDSALMRKVLRQVLSEAGFEVAAARSGREGVDLARQFRPDVVTLDINMPEMDGLTALSLLMSAQPTPVVMVSSLTQQGAISTLEALALGAVDYVAKPGGTISLNLNEIADELVRKVRAASQARVRGGSPSAAAQRGPNARRTSPRPRLAATPAARPTPAQRPAPTPRAGLPEGLVLIGVSTGGPRTLEEVLPRLPADFPWPVLVVQHMPAQFTAAFAQRMNQLCALEVRECNGAIPLQAGQIIVAQGGHDMVVLERLGRLVAQPVAESAQHPWHPCVDVLVDSVLRHMPAERLIGVLLTGMGDDGAASMARLRERGGHTIAESADTAVVFGMPQELIARQGAECVLPADRIGEQLLRWATRH, encoded by the coding sequence ATGCCCGCCCCCTCCTCCCAGGCCAAGAAAGTGCTGGTGGTCGACGATTCGGCCCTGATGCGCAAGGTGCTGCGCCAGGTGCTCAGCGAGGCCGGCTTCGAGGTCGCCGCGGCCCGCAGCGGCCGCGAGGGCGTGGACCTGGCCCGGCAGTTCCGGCCCGATGTGGTGACCCTGGACATCAATATGCCGGAGATGGACGGGCTCACCGCCCTGTCCCTGCTGATGAGTGCCCAGCCCACGCCGGTGGTGATGGTGTCCTCGCTGACCCAGCAGGGCGCGATCAGCACCCTGGAGGCCCTGGCCCTGGGGGCAGTGGACTATGTGGCCAAGCCCGGCGGCACCATCTCGCTGAACCTGAACGAGATCGCCGACGAGCTGGTGCGCAAGGTGCGCGCCGCCAGCCAGGCCCGGGTGCGCGGGGGCAGCCCCTCGGCCGCTGCCCAGCGCGGCCCGAACGCACGCCGCACCAGCCCCCGGCCGCGCCTGGCTGCCACACCCGCGGCCCGCCCCACGCCCGCCCAGAGGCCCGCGCCGACACCGCGCGCCGGCCTGCCCGAGGGCCTGGTGCTGATCGGCGTGTCCACCGGCGGCCCGCGCACACTAGAAGAGGTGCTGCCGCGCCTGCCGGCCGACTTCCCCTGGCCGGTGCTGGTGGTCCAGCACATGCCGGCCCAGTTCACCGCCGCCTTCGCGCAGCGCATGAACCAGCTCTGCGCCCTGGAAGTGCGCGAGTGCAACGGCGCCATCCCGCTGCAGGCCGGCCAGATCATCGTGGCCCAGGGCGGGCATGACATGGTGGTGCTGGAGCGACTGGGCCGCCTGGTGGCGCAGCCGGTGGCCGAGTCGGCCCAGCATCCCTGGCACCCCTGCGTGGACGTGCTGGTGGACAGCGTGCTGCGCCACATGCCGGCCGAGCGCCTGATCGGCGTGCTGCTCACCGGCATGGGCGACGACGGCGCGGCCAGCATGGCGCGGCTGCGCGAGCGCGGCGGCCACACCATCGCCGAGTCGGCCGACACGGCCGTGGTCTTCGGCATGCCCCAGGAACTGATTGCCCGCCAGGGGGCCGAGTGCGTGCTGCCCGCCGACCGCATCGGCGAGCAGCTGCTGCGCTGGGCCACCCGGCACTGA
- a CDS encoding chemotaxis protein CheW, whose translation MQEPNSPLATAALPADRQFVSFELAGEMFAVPMGPVQEIIRLPEVAQLPLAPAALLGLANLRGRVLPLMSLRRLLGLPDQDHGDSARALVIHCGQALGFLVDRVCSVLQVEDEQLEPARALGHVLHAESLAGLIRRPNPQGQDELLMVLNFEHLVAQAFALTRHESSSSSASTGPAAADSETQAAVPDSELRLVSFTVDAQEYGVPIEEVQEIVLLPEQVTVLPQAPAHMRGVITLRQRLLPLVDLRSLFGLGAQRHDEHQRIVVVALPGCGPVGLVTDAVKEVLSVPRQQASQMPELLMRDGQLAEFDAICQLDEGRRLISVLSATRLLGLQALREAAAAAQVLQDMPPPPISGDRTMTLESSATSSASSLAEDMQLVVFRLGAEEFGVPIMCVQEIVRVPEQLTRVPRTPAFVEGVINLRGVVLPVIDQRARLGLPPLARNDGQRIMVFAQGAQRTGFIVDAVAEVLRVPQACLAPAPDLSGPQSRLIQQVARLRDGERLVMLIDSAQLLAWQRAAHELSEVPALAEPAESAEPRPALPLAA comes from the coding sequence ATGCAAGAGCCAAACAGCCCCCTCGCGACGGCCGCCCTGCCGGCCGACCGCCAGTTCGTCAGCTTCGAGCTGGCGGGCGAGATGTTCGCCGTGCCCATGGGCCCGGTGCAGGAGATCATTCGCCTGCCCGAGGTGGCCCAGCTGCCGCTGGCGCCGGCCGCCCTGCTGGGCCTGGCCAATCTGCGCGGCCGCGTGCTGCCGCTGATGAGCCTGCGCCGCCTGCTGGGCCTGCCCGACCAGGACCATGGCGACTCGGCCCGCGCCCTGGTGATCCACTGCGGCCAGGCCTTGGGTTTTCTGGTGGACCGCGTCTGCAGCGTGCTGCAGGTCGAGGACGAGCAGCTGGAGCCGGCCCGCGCCCTGGGCCATGTGCTGCACGCCGAGTCCCTGGCCGGCCTGATCCGCCGGCCCAATCCGCAGGGTCAGGACGAGCTGCTGATGGTGCTGAACTTCGAGCACCTGGTGGCCCAGGCCTTTGCCCTGACCCGACACGAGAGCAGTAGCAGCAGTGCCAGCACCGGTCCGGCCGCAGCGGACAGCGAGACGCAGGCCGCCGTGCCGGACAGCGAGCTGCGACTGGTCAGCTTCACCGTGGATGCGCAGGAGTACGGCGTTCCCATCGAGGAGGTGCAGGAGATCGTGCTGCTACCCGAGCAGGTCACGGTGCTGCCGCAGGCGCCGGCCCATATGCGCGGCGTCATCACCCTGCGCCAGCGCCTGCTGCCCCTGGTGGATCTGCGCAGCCTCTTCGGCCTTGGGGCACAGCGCCATGACGAGCACCAGCGCATCGTGGTCGTGGCCCTGCCCGGCTGCGGGCCGGTGGGCCTGGTGACCGATGCGGTCAAGGAGGTGCTGAGCGTGCCGCGCCAGCAGGCCAGCCAGATGCCCGAGCTGCTGATGCGCGACGGCCAGCTGGCCGAGTTCGACGCCATCTGCCAGCTCGACGAAGGCCGGCGCCTGATCTCCGTGCTCTCCGCCACCCGCCTGCTGGGCCTGCAGGCCCTGCGCGAGGCCGCCGCCGCCGCCCAGGTCCTGCAGGACATGCCCCCGCCCCCCATCTCCGGAGACCGAACCATGACGCTCGAATCCTCTGCCACCTCCAGCGCCAGCAGCCTCGCCGAGGACATGCAGCTGGTCGTGTTCCGCCTCGGCGCCGAGGAATTCGGCGTGCCCATCATGTGCGTGCAGGAGATCGTGCGCGTGCCCGAGCAGCTGACCCGTGTGCCGCGCACGCCCGCCTTTGTCGAGGGCGTGATCAATCTGCGCGGCGTGGTGCTGCCGGTGATCGACCAGCGCGCCCGCCTGGGTCTACCGCCCCTGGCCCGCAACGACGGCCAGCGCATCATGGTCTTCGCCCAGGGGGCTCAGCGCACCGGCTTCATCGTCGATGCCGTGGCCGAGGTGCTGCGCGTGCCCCAGGCCTGTCTGGCCCCGGCACCGGATCTCAGCGGCCCGCAGAGCCGCCTGATCCAGCAGGTGGCCCGGCTGCGTGACGGCGAGCGCCTGGTGATGCTGATCGACTCCGCCCAGCTGCTGGCCTGGCAGCGCGCGGCCCACGAGCTGAGCGAGGTCCCCGCCCTGGCCGAACCTGCTGAATCCGCCGAGCCGCGGCCCGCCCTGCCCCTGGCGGCCTGA
- a CDS encoding methyl-accepting chemotaxis protein translates to MSLVMKNREALNGHAGSAVVAQGLNRQHNRDAEANRRRARTLAKQQQAAERVASASAQLAAGINEAASAAEELKRASDQIAGGAEEAAGAAQQSLAAVTQISTALGRQLGASQGAQGKAEAMRDLAGRVNQEVSATISAVGVAAERQANSVKMVAELERQAANIGDIVKAVARIADQTNLLALNAAIEAARAGQHGKGFAVVADEVRTLAETSEKSAKQIQDLVAQIQTEVRTIASGINESADTIQSEVSKSQVIVDQLERIRNDAGEIVSGATQIATAASQSSVAAEQALKGAEQIAAAATEQSSACEESAKTIEEQAAALAECEQTAASLSEIAEELKNSTDIAKNAEEVASAAEELASTVQEITRAASQIMIALDQIRKGSEAQSAAATQSAAAITQIGKGAELSENRANEARERASSIRELMGENKRHIDTLVASIGQGVDATRISMQQIKELELVSRKIDKIVDAITQVSVQTNMLAVNGSIEAARAGEYGKGFVVVATDIRNLAHDSAENADRIKDLVKSIQDQIALVGRDLGEIMSAAQAEIEKTRSITQNLLHMERDVAEVERGNVEAARTAAEIATALVQVRTGVDQISAAANQAEKAAEQAAAAAKQQSQGADELSAAIEEISSLADELQSN, encoded by the coding sequence ATGTCCCTGGTGATGAAGAACCGTGAGGCCCTGAACGGGCACGCCGGATCGGCGGTGGTGGCGCAAGGCCTGAACCGTCAACACAACCGCGATGCCGAGGCCAACCGCCGCCGCGCCCGCACCCTGGCCAAGCAGCAGCAGGCCGCCGAACGCGTGGCCAGCGCCAGCGCCCAGCTGGCGGCCGGCATCAACGAGGCGGCCTCGGCCGCCGAGGAGCTCAAGCGGGCCTCCGACCAGATCGCCGGCGGCGCCGAGGAGGCAGCCGGCGCGGCCCAGCAGTCGCTGGCCGCCGTGACCCAGATCAGTACCGCCCTGGGCCGCCAGCTCGGCGCCAGTCAGGGCGCCCAGGGCAAGGCCGAGGCCATGCGCGATCTGGCCGGCCGGGTGAACCAGGAAGTCTCCGCCACCATCAGCGCCGTGGGCGTGGCCGCCGAGCGCCAGGCCAATTCCGTGAAGATGGTGGCCGAGCTGGAACGTCAGGCCGCCAATATCGGCGACATCGTCAAGGCCGTGGCCCGCATTGCCGACCAGACCAATCTGCTGGCCCTGAACGCCGCCATCGAGGCGGCACGCGCCGGCCAGCACGGCAAGGGTTTCGCTGTCGTCGCCGACGAGGTGCGCACCCTGGCCGAGACCAGCGAGAAGAGCGCCAAGCAGATCCAGGACCTGGTGGCCCAGATCCAGACCGAGGTGCGCACCATCGCCAGCGGCATCAACGAGTCGGCCGACACCATACAGAGCGAGGTGTCCAAGAGCCAGGTCATCGTGGACCAGCTGGAGCGCATCCGCAACGATGCCGGCGAGATCGTCAGCGGCGCCACCCAGATCGCCACCGCGGCCAGCCAGAGCAGCGTGGCCGCCGAGCAGGCGCTCAAGGGCGCCGAGCAGATCGCCGCTGCCGCCACCGAGCAGAGCTCGGCCTGCGAGGAGTCGGCCAAGACCATCGAGGAGCAGGCCGCCGCCCTGGCCGAATGCGAGCAGACCGCGGCCAGCCTCTCCGAGATCGCCGAGGAACTGAAGAACTCCACCGACATCGCCAAGAACGCCGAAGAGGTGGCCTCGGCCGCCGAGGAGCTGGCCAGCACCGTGCAGGAGATCACCCGCGCCGCCAGCCAGATCATGATCGCGCTGGACCAGATCCGCAAAGGCTCGGAAGCCCAGTCTGCCGCCGCCACCCAGTCCGCCGCCGCGATCACCCAGATCGGCAAGGGCGCCGAACTCTCCGAGAACCGTGCCAACGAGGCCCGCGAGCGCGCCTCCAGCATCCGCGAGTTGATGGGCGAGAACAAGCGCCATATCGACACCCTGGTGGCCAGCATCGGCCAGGGCGTGGATGCCACCCGCATCAGCATGCAGCAGATCAAGGAGCTGGAGCTGGTGAGCCGCAAAATCGACAAGATCGTGGACGCCATCACCCAGGTCTCGGTGCAGACCAATATGCTGGCCGTCAACGGCAGCATCGAGGCCGCACGTGCCGGCGAGTACGGCAAGGGCTTCGTGGTCGTGGCCACCGACATCCGCAATCTGGCCCACGACTCGGCCGAGAACGCCGACCGCATCAAGGACCTGGTCAAGAGCATCCAGGACCAGATCGCCCTGGTCGGCCGCGATCTCGGCGAGATCATGTCGGCCGCCCAGGCCGAGATCGAGAAGACCCGCAGCATCACCCAGAACCTGCTGCACATGGAGCGTGATGTGGCCGAGGTCGAGCGCGGCAATGTCGAAGCCGCCCGCACGGCCGCCGAGATTGCCACCGCCCTGGTCCAGGTGCGCACCGGCGTGGATCAGATCTCCGCCGCCGCCAACCAGGCCGAGAAGGCCGCCGAGCAGGCCGCCGCCGCCGCCAAGCAGCAGTCGCAGGGCGCGGACGAGCTGAGCGCCGCCATCGAGGAAATCTCCTCGCTGGCCGACGAACTGCAGAGCAACTGA
- a CDS encoding LysE/ArgO family amino acid transporter — MNWLNPTALSGAELSAPAVFLQGLALSLGLIVAIGAQNAFVLRQGLRREHVGGVVLFCALMDALLIAAGVLGMAQLLGERPGLARALALGGGLFLAWYGWQALQRARRAGALRASAEAAPASRGAVLAQAAAFTLLNPHVYLDTVLLVGSVGAQHGAALRPGFIAGASLASALWFSLLGYGARWLAPVFARPRAWQLLDSLIGLTMLGLALLLLRQAWLGGAA; from the coding sequence ATGAACTGGTTGAACCCCACCGCCCTCTCCGGCGCTGAACTGTCTGCGCCGGCCGTCTTTCTGCAGGGCCTGGCCCTGAGCCTGGGCCTGATCGTGGCCATCGGCGCGCAGAACGCCTTTGTGCTGCGCCAGGGCCTGCGGCGCGAGCATGTGGGCGGGGTGGTGCTGTTCTGCGCCCTGATGGACGCCCTGCTGATCGCCGCCGGCGTGCTGGGCATGGCCCAGCTGCTGGGCGAGCGGCCGGGGCTGGCGCGGGCGCTGGCCCTGGGCGGCGGGCTCTTCCTGGCCTGGTATGGCTGGCAGGCCCTGCAGCGCGCGCGCCGCGCCGGCGCGCTACGCGCCAGTGCGGAGGCCGCCCCGGCCAGCCGCGGCGCGGTGCTGGCCCAGGCCGCCGCCTTCACCCTGCTCAATCCCCATGTCTACCTGGACACCGTGCTGCTCGTGGGCAGCGTGGGCGCCCAACATGGCGCGGCCCTGCGCCCCGGCTTCATCGCCGGCGCCAGCCTGGCCAGCGCCCTGTGGTTCAGCCTGCTGGGCTATGGCGCGCGCTGGCTGGCCCCGGTGTTCGCGCGGCCGCGGGCCTGGCAGCTGCTGGACAGCCTGATCGGCCTGACCATGCTGGGCCTGGCCCTGCTGCTGCTGCGCCAGGCCTGGCTGGGCGGCGCCGCCTGA
- a CDS encoding LysR family transcriptional regulator ArgP: MLDYAALSALAAVLREGSFERAARALHVTPSAVSQRVRVLEERLGCALVLRGQPCTATEAGRRLSQHLDQVRLLEQELHSSLPGLAPEAGQRVPLPLAVNADSLATWAAPALAAFGAEAPVLLEIAVDDQDHTGEWLRSGAVLAAVTASAQPAAGCNSRPLGAMRYRATASPDYMHRHFPEGVNAQSLAQAPSLVFNSKDELQSRWVQRQCRRRVELPRHSLPSPHAFVAASLAGLGWGMNPDALVAPHLARGELVELVPDTPLDVALYWQHARAASALLDRLTGAVLAAAREALLPLPD, encoded by the coding sequence ATGCTGGACTACGCCGCCCTCAGTGCCCTGGCCGCCGTGCTGCGCGAGGGCAGTTTCGAGCGCGCGGCGCGGGCCCTGCATGTGACGCCCTCGGCCGTCTCGCAGCGGGTGCGGGTGCTGGAGGAGCGCCTGGGCTGCGCACTGGTGCTGCGCGGCCAGCCCTGCACCGCCACCGAGGCCGGGCGGCGCCTGAGCCAGCATCTGGACCAGGTGCGCCTGCTGGAGCAGGAACTGCACAGCAGCCTGCCGGGCTTGGCACCCGAGGCCGGCCAGCGCGTGCCCCTGCCGCTGGCGGTGAATGCCGACAGCCTGGCCACCTGGGCCGCGCCGGCCCTGGCGGCCTTTGGCGCCGAGGCGCCGGTGCTGCTGGAGATTGCCGTGGACGACCAGGACCACACCGGCGAGTGGCTGCGCAGCGGCGCCGTGTTGGCGGCCGTGACCGCCAGCGCCCAGCCGGCCGCGGGCTGCAACAGCCGGCCCCTGGGCGCCATGCGCTACCGCGCCACGGCCAGCCCCGACTACATGCACCGCCACTTTCCCGAGGGCGTGAATGCGCAGAGCCTGGCCCAGGCGCCCAGCCTGGTCTTCAACAGCAAGGACGAGCTGCAAAGCCGCTGGGTCCAGCGCCAGTGCCGGCGCCGCGTGGAGCTGCCGCGCCACAGCCTGCCGTCCCCGCACGCCTTTGTGGCCGCCTCGCTGGCGGGCCTGGGCTGGGGCATGAATCCGGATGCCCTGGTGGCGCCGCATCTGGCGCGCGGCGAGCTGGTGGAGCTGGTGCCCGACACGCCGCTGGATGTGGCCCTGTACTGGCAGCACGCGCGCGCCGCCTCGGCCCTGCTGGACCGGCTGACCGGCGCGGTGCTGGCCGCCGCGCGCGAGGCCTTGCTGCCGCTGCCGGACTGA
- a CDS encoding methyl-accepting chemotaxis protein: MPAVRREAGAAKEIKSLIGESVERVEAGSALVSDAGNSMQDIVGQVKRVADMIAEISAAAVEQTSGIGQVNDAVTQLDQVTQQNAALVEESAAAAESLRHQASRLVEAVQVFKL, encoded by the coding sequence GTGCCCGCGGTCCGACGCGAGGCGGGCGCGGCCAAGGAGATCAAGAGCCTGATCGGCGAGAGCGTGGAGCGCGTGGAAGCGGGCAGCGCCCTGGTCAGCGACGCGGGCAACTCGATGCAGGACATCGTGGGCCAGGTCAAGCGCGTGGCCGACATGATTGCCGAGATCAGCGCCGCCGCGGTGGAGCAGACCAGCGGCATCGGCCAGGTCAACGACGCCGTGACCCAGCTCGACCAGGTCACGCAGCAGAACGCCGCCCTGGTGGAGGAGAGCGCGGCCGCGGCCGAGAGCCTGCGCCACCAGGCCTCGCGCCTGGTGGAGGCGGTGCAGGTCTTCAAGCTCTGA
- a CDS encoding EAL domain-containing protein, giving the protein MPHSPPLAVRPIFPQGFKPLEGRPEDCESCARGERVGFEFDYAFQPIVDLKARRVFAHEALVRGPEGESAASVLAQVNEGNRYRFDQACRVKAIRRASTLGLQEPVSINFLPNAIYKPELCIRTTLAAARTHNFPVERIIFEVTEGERVEDGPWFAEILREYKRCGFKTAIDDFGAGYAGLKLLADFQPDLIKIDMDLIREVHRDRVRQAIVKSLVRLCEDMRIEVIAEGVEQAAERDFLLDAGIHLMQGYFFARPAFRSVAEVAPQAW; this is encoded by the coding sequence ATGCCCCACAGCCCGCCCCTCGCCGTCCGCCCCATCTTCCCGCAGGGCTTCAAGCCCCTGGAGGGGCGGCCCGAGGACTGCGAGTCCTGCGCGCGCGGCGAGCGGGTGGGCTTTGAGTTCGACTACGCCTTCCAGCCCATCGTCGATCTGAAGGCGCGCCGGGTGTTTGCCCACGAGGCCCTGGTGCGCGGGCCCGAGGGCGAGTCCGCCGCCTCGGTGCTGGCCCAGGTGAACGAGGGCAACCGCTACCGCTTCGACCAGGCCTGCCGGGTCAAGGCCATCCGCCGCGCCAGCACCCTGGGCCTGCAGGAGCCGGTGTCCATCAACTTCCTGCCCAATGCCATCTACAAGCCCGAGCTCTGCATACGCACCACGCTGGCGGCGGCACGGACCCACAACTTTCCCGTCGAGCGCATCATCTTCGAGGTGACCGAGGGCGAGCGTGTGGAAGACGGGCCCTGGTTTGCCGAGATCCTGCGCGAGTACAAGCGCTGCGGCTTCAAGACCGCGATCGACGACTTTGGCGCCGGTTATGCCGGGCTCAAGCTGCTGGCCGACTTCCAGCCCGATCTGATCAAGATCGATATGGACCTGATCCGCGAGGTCCACCGCGACCGGGTGCGCCAGGCCATCGTGAAGTCCCTGGTGCGCCTGTGCGAGGACATGCGCATCGAGGTGATTGCCGAGGGTGTGGAGCAGGCGGCCGAGCGCGACTTCCTGCTGGACGCCGGCATCCACCTGATGCAGGGCTATTTCTTCGCACGCCCGGCCTTCCGGTCGGTGGCCGAGGTGGCGCCTCAGGCCTGGTAG
- a CDS encoding oxaloacetate decarboxylase, with protein MSTRKQLRALAQARRGVLLPGAFNALSARLIADLGFEALYLTGAGLSNMWLGLPDQGFIGLAEVAEHTARIRDAVDLPLVVDADTGFGNALNVYHTVRRLERAGADCIQLEDQLAPKRCGHFAGKAVISTEEAVAKIKAAVDARQDPDLMIMARTDACASLGFEAALERAQRFAEAGADLLFVEAVTTPEQIRALPQRLATPQLMNMVIGGKTPQLPAAELARLGYGLVLYANAALQGALAGMGRALGQLRESGELLESSGLVSPFAERQRLVDKPRWDALEARYQA; from the coding sequence ATGTCCACTCGCAAGCAACTCCGGGCCCTGGCCCAGGCACGCCGCGGCGTGCTGCTGCCCGGCGCCTTCAATGCGCTCTCGGCCCGCCTGATCGCCGACCTGGGCTTCGAGGCCCTCTATCTCACCGGCGCCGGCCTCAGCAATATGTGGCTGGGCCTGCCCGACCAGGGCTTCATCGGCCTGGCCGAGGTGGCCGAGCACACGGCGCGCATCCGCGACGCGGTGGACCTGCCCCTGGTGGTGGATGCCGACACGGGCTTCGGCAATGCGCTCAATGTCTATCACACGGTGCGCCGGCTCGAACGCGCCGGGGCCGACTGCATCCAGCTGGAGGACCAGCTCGCGCCCAAGCGCTGCGGCCATTTCGCCGGCAAGGCCGTGATCTCCACCGAGGAGGCGGTGGCCAAGATCAAGGCCGCGGTGGATGCGCGCCAGGACCCGGACCTGATGATCATGGCCCGCACCGATGCCTGCGCCAGCCTGGGCTTCGAGGCCGCGCTGGAGCGGGCCCAGCGCTTTGCCGAGGCGGGCGCCGATCTGCTCTTCGTGGAGGCCGTCACCACGCCCGAGCAGATCCGCGCCCTGCCCCAGCGCCTGGCCACGCCCCAGCTGATGAATATGGTGATAGGCGGCAAGACGCCCCAGCTGCCCGCCGCCGAGCTGGCCCGGCTGGGCTACGGCCTGGTGCTCTACGCCAATGCCGCGCTGCAGGGCGCGCTGGCCGGCATGGGCCGGGCCCTGGGCCAGCTGCGCGAGAGCGGCGAGCTGCTGGAGTCCAGCGGCCTGGTCAGCCCCTTTGCCGAGCGCCAGCGCCTGGTGGACAAGCCACGCTGGGATGCGCTGGAGGCGCGCTACCAGGCCTGA
- the prpF gene encoding 2-methylaconitate cis-trans isomerase PrpF: MSAHHFPQLRIPATLMRGGTSKGLFLRLQDLPQAAQTPGPARDRLLQRLMGSPDPYANQIDGLGAATSSSSKCVILAPSQRPGHDVDYLYGQVAIDRDLVDWSGNCGNLSAAAAAFALHAGLLDASRVPERGLCSVRLWQANIGKTILAQVPVRDGRVLEGGDFRLDGVAFPAAEIVLDFLDPAEGEGALFPTGRPLDELALQDGRHVPATLISAGIPTVFVRAADVGCSGTELREALNGDAAALARFEALRVAGALRMGLISRPEQAAERQHTPKIAFVAPPQDYRAADGRWVRASEIDLLVRAFSMGRLHHAMMGTVSVAIAAAAAVPGTLVHEAAGGLARESLCFGHPSGTLRVGAQAQALPDGGWRIASARMSRSARILMEGWARVPTDCF; the protein is encoded by the coding sequence ATGAGCGCGCACCACTTTCCCCAGCTGCGCATTCCCGCCACCCTGATGCGCGGCGGCACCAGCAAGGGCCTGTTCCTGCGCCTGCAGGACCTGCCGCAGGCGGCCCAGACGCCGGGCCCGGCGCGCGACCGCCTGCTGCAGCGCCTGATGGGCAGCCCCGATCCCTATGCCAACCAGATCGACGGCCTGGGCGCCGCCACCTCGAGCAGCAGCAAATGCGTGATCCTCGCGCCCAGCCAGCGCCCCGGCCATGATGTGGACTACCTCTACGGTCAGGTCGCCATCGACCGCGATCTGGTGGACTGGAGTGGCAACTGCGGCAACCTCAGCGCCGCTGCCGCGGCCTTCGCCCTGCATGCCGGCCTGCTGGACGCGAGCCGCGTGCCCGAGCGCGGTCTGTGCAGCGTGCGCCTGTGGCAGGCCAATATCGGCAAGACCATCCTCGCCCAGGTGCCGGTGCGCGACGGCCGGGTGCTGGAGGGTGGCGACTTCCGCCTGGACGGCGTGGCCTTTCCCGCGGCCGAGATCGTGCTGGACTTCCTGGACCCGGCCGAGGGCGAAGGAGCGCTCTTCCCCACCGGCCGGCCGCTGGACGAGCTGGCCCTGCAGGACGGGCGGCATGTCCCGGCCACCCTGATCTCGGCCGGCATTCCCACCGTCTTCGTGCGCGCTGCCGATGTGGGCTGCAGCGGCACCGAGCTGCGCGAGGCCCTCAACGGCGACGCCGCGGCCCTGGCCCGCTTCGAGGCCCTGCGGGTGGCCGGCGCCCTGCGCATGGGTCTGATCAGCCGACCCGAGCAGGCGGCCGAGCGCCAGCACACGCCCAAGATCGCCTTCGTGGCGCCGCCCCAGGACTACCGTGCGGCCGATGGCCGCTGGGTGCGGGCCAGCGAGATCGATCTGCTGGTGCGCGCCTTCTCCATGGGCCGGCTGCACCACGCCATGATGGGCACGGTCTCGGTGGCGATTGCCGCGGCCGCGGCCGTGCCCGGCACCCTGGTGCATGAGGCGGCCGGCGGCCTCGCCCGCGAGAGCCTGTGCTTCGGCCACCCCTCGGGCACCCTGCGCGTGGGCGCCCAGGCCCAGGCGCTGCCGGACGGCGGCTGGCGCATCGCCAGCGCGCGCATGAGCCGCAGCGCCCGCATCCTGATGGAAGGCTGGGCCCGCGTGCCCACCGACTGCTTCTGA